One genomic segment of Ctenopharyngodon idella isolate HZGC_01 chromosome 7, HZGC01, whole genome shotgun sequence includes these proteins:
- the vbp1 gene encoding prefoldin subunit 3 produces MATTIESGNAGAANKKKHLGIPEAIFVEDVDAFMKQPGNDTADAVLRKLDEQYQKYKYMELNLAQKKLRLKSQIPQIKQTLEILRHMQKKKETTDPMETHFLLADNVYCKASVPPTDKVCLWLGANVMLEYDIDEAQALLEKNLATASRNLDSLEEDLDFLRDQFTTTEVNMARVYNWDVKRRSKDNLLKSAERS; encoded by the exons ATGGCGACGACCATAGAGAGTGGCAATGCAGGAGCTGCAAATAAGAAAAAACACCTCGGAATCCCCGAAGCAATATTTGTG GAAGATGTGGATGCCTTCATGAAGCAGCCGGGCAATGACACAGCAGACGCCGTGCTGAGGAAGCTGGATGAACAATatcagaaatataaatatatggagcTCAATCTGGCTCAGAAGAAACTCAG GTTGAAAAGCCAGATTCCACAAATCAAGCAGACGTTAGAAATTCTACGGCACATGCAGAAAAAGAAA GAAACTACTGATCCCATGGAGACACATTTTCTGTTGGCTGATAATGTCTATTGCAAGGCCTCTGTCCCACCCACAGATAAAGTGTGTTTGTGGCTTGGG GCTAATGTCATGCTGGAGTATGATATTGATGAGGCTCAGGCGTTGTTGGAAAAAAACCTGGCTACAGCTTCCCGTAATTTGGACTCTCTGGAAGAGGACCTGGATTTCCTCAGAGACCAGTTCACAACCACTGAAGTCA ATATGGCACGTGTTTACAATTGGGATGTCAAGAGAAGGAGCAAAGATAACCTCCTCAAATCTGCTGAGCGGTCCTAG